One segment of Rhinatrema bivittatum chromosome 14, aRhiBiv1.1, whole genome shotgun sequence DNA contains the following:
- the NPW gene encoding neuropeptide W, which yields MAPALLLPCLLGLLLLLQPLAAWYKHAASPRYHTVGRASGLLMGLRRSPYLWRRDLPPGLRLWSRLRAPPDGACGHPPSRVHGPGRPCPVRLLR from the exons ATGGCGCCGGCGCTGCTGCTGCCCTGCCTGCTGgggctcctgctgctcctgcagcCGCTCGCCGCCTGGTACAAGCACGCGGCCAGCCCCCGCTACCACACGGTGGGGCGCGCCTCGGGGCTGCTCATGGGGCTCCGCCGCTCCCCCTACCTGTGGCGCCGGGATCTGCCCCCGGGGCTGCGCCTCTGGAGCCGGCTCCGCGCGCCGCCCGACGGAGCCTGCGGGCACCCG CCCTCCCGAGTGCACGGACCCGGACGGCCCTGCCCCGTCAGACTCTTGCGATGA